In Ovis canadensis isolate MfBH-ARS-UI-01 breed Bighorn chromosome 3, ARS-UI_OviCan_v2, whole genome shotgun sequence, one DNA window encodes the following:
- the LOC138437379 gene encoding lysozyme C, kidney isozyme: MKALLILGLLLLSVAVQGKVFERCELARTLKRFGMDGFRGISLANWMCLARWESSYNTQATNYNSGDRSTDYGIFQINSHWWCNDGKTPGAVNACHIPCSALLQDDITQAVACAKRVVSDPQGIRAWVAWRSHCQNQDLTSYIQGCGV; encoded by the exons ATGAAGGCTCTCCTTATTCTGGGGCTTCTCCTCCTTTCGGTCGCTGTCCAAGGCAAGGTCTTTGAGAGATGTGAGCTTGCCAGAACTCTGAAAAGATTTGGAATGGATGGCTTTAGGGGAATCAGCCTGGCAAACT GGATGTGTTTGGCCAGATGGGAAAGCAGTTATAACACACAAGCTACAAACTACAATAGTGGAGACAGAAGCACTGATTATGGGATATTTCAAATCAATAGCCACTGGTGGTGTAATGATGGCAAAACCCCAGGAGCAGTTAATGCCTGTCATATACCCTGCAGCG CTTTGCTGCAAGATGACATCACTCAAGCTGTAGCATGTGCAAAGAGGGTTGTCAGTGATCCACAAGGCATTAGAGCAtg GGTGGCATGGAGAAGTCATTGTCAAAACCAAGATCTCACCAGTTACATTCAGGGTTGTGGAGTGTAA
- the LOC138931506 gene encoding deoxyuridine 5'-triphosphate nucleotidohydrolase-like yields MGVQTLATGVFGPLPPGTAGLLLGRSSASLKGILIHPGVIDSDYTGEIKILASAPNKIIVINAGQRIAQLLLVPLVIQGKTINRDRQDKGFGSSDAF; encoded by the coding sequence ATGGGGGTCCAAACCCTTGCCACAGGAGTGTTTGGGCCTTTACCTCCAGGGACAGCTGGACTGCTTTTAGGGCGCAGCAGTGCATCTTTAAAAGGAATACTTATTCATCCTGGTGTGATTGACTCTGATTATAcaggagagataaaaatattagcCTCCGCTCCTAACAAAATTATTGTAATCAATGCAGGACAGCGTATAGCTCAACTTCTTTTAGTTCCATTAGTCATACAAGGAAAAACAATTAACCGAGACCGTCAAGATAAAGGTTTCGGGTCCTCTGATGCCTTTTAG